From a single Photobacterium gaetbulicola Gung47 genomic region:
- a CDS encoding putative ABC transporter, ATP-binding protein (COG0577,COG1136), which translates to MTITIKQLCKTYNPDSDFPVHAVKDLDLTVEQGEFVAIMGPSGSGKTTLLNMIGGIDSPSSGSVHIDGCDICQLDEKALIAFRRDHVGFIFQDYSLLPVLTALENVEFVMQLQGHDDATCRQRASALLAQVGLASQQHKRPAKLSGGQQQRVAVARALAPRPRFVMADEPTANLDAQSTAELLDIMQQLNEKEGTTFIFSTHDPRVITRAKRVIVFEDGKLKEDRRQ; encoded by the coding sequence ATGACCATTACCATAAAGCAGTTATGCAAAACCTATAACCCTGACAGTGATTTTCCCGTACATGCGGTAAAAGATCTCGATCTTACGGTCGAACAAGGTGAGTTTGTTGCGATCATGGGGCCATCGGGCTCGGGCAAGACAACGTTGCTCAATATGATCGGGGGGATCGATAGTCCAAGCTCGGGGAGTGTGCATATCGATGGCTGCGATATCTGCCAGCTCGACGAAAAGGCATTGATTGCTTTTCGCCGCGACCATGTCGGCTTTATTTTCCAGGACTACAGCTTGCTGCCGGTTCTTACCGCGCTGGAAAATGTCGAGTTCGTGATGCAGTTGCAAGGGCACGATGATGCCACCTGCCGCCAGCGGGCCAGTGCACTGTTGGCGCAAGTGGGGTTGGCAAGCCAGCAGCACAAGCGACCGGCCAAGCTCTCGGGTGGGCAACAGCAGCGGGTCGCCGTCGCGAGGGCGCTGGCGCCTCGTCCCCGTTTTGTGATGGCCGATGAGCCGACCGCCAACCTCGATGCCCAGAGTACCGCCGAGCTGCTCGATATCATGCAGCAACTCAATGAAAAGGAAGGGACCACCTTTATCTTTTCCACCCACGACCCTCGGGTGATCACGCGGGCCAAGCGGGTGATTGTGTTTGAGGACGGCAAGCTGAAGGAGGATCGCCGCCAGTGA
- a CDS encoding hypothetical protein (COG2207) yields the protein MECKGLAERQAPFVKIDMTSKCIPLERLNREVNLINPFINRISDLYTLRGLETVSRPHRLNFSALIYITEGQGVHYVEHQQHRLRTGSMLILGKNQIHAFAKQRAVDGYVLSFDCSFLSSGNTDPYFDLLLTAMGHINCVHHVDDDIGLLFNAMVNEFASTSEFKDEIIRNLIRSIILKAVVPSYQQQLQSIQRIGHNDYYRLKKYIDEHFQQRPTAGEIALALGKSIKQLDKLAKDHACLSVKELVDERVLVEAKRLLAFSQYSISDVANRLGFNEATNMTKFFKRHTDVSPKDFRQLCKMGLHQK from the coding sequence ATGGAGTGTAAGGGCTTGGCCGAACGCCAAGCGCCTTTTGTAAAGATAGATATGACTAGCAAGTGCATCCCTCTCGAGCGCCTGAACAGAGAAGTGAACCTGATTAATCCCTTTATCAACAGAATTTCAGATCTCTATACCCTAAGGGGTTTAGAGACCGTTTCCAGACCACACCGGCTTAACTTCAGTGCATTGATCTATATCACCGAGGGCCAAGGCGTACATTACGTCGAGCACCAACAGCATCGACTGCGTACCGGATCTATGCTGATACTGGGCAAGAACCAGATCCATGCCTTTGCCAAACAGCGTGCAGTCGATGGCTACGTGCTTTCGTTCGACTGCAGCTTTCTGTCCAGTGGCAATACCGATCCCTACTTCGATCTCTTGCTCACCGCCATGGGCCACATTAATTGCGTCCACCATGTCGATGACGATATCGGGCTACTGTTCAATGCCATGGTCAATGAGTTTGCATCGACCTCTGAATTCAAAGACGAGATCATTCGCAATCTGATCCGGTCCATCATCCTCAAAGCCGTGGTACCCAGCTACCAGCAACAATTGCAATCCATCCAGCGAATTGGCCACAACGACTATTACCGGCTGAAAAAATATATCGACGAGCATTTCCAGCAAAGACCGACAGCAGGGGAAATCGCGCTGGCATTGGGCAAAAGCATCAAGCAGCTGGACAAGCTTGCCAAGGATCACGCCTGCCTCAGTGTCAAAGAGCTCGTCGATGAACGGGTCCTGGTTGAGGCCAAGCGCCTGTTGGCCTTCAGCCAGTATTCGATTTCCGATGTGGCCAACCGGCTCGGTTTCAACGAAGCCACCAATATGACCAAATTCTTCAAGCGCCATACCGATGTCAGTCCCAAGGACTTCAGGCAGCTGTGCAAGATGGGGCTACACCAGAAATAA
- a CDS encoding Transcriptional regulator (COG0583), whose protein sequence is MIDLSRLLKNDMNLLICLYVLLQERSVSRAADKLYLSQSAVSKQLTKLRQVFDDQLFERESKGLLPTPKALSLEAKLQQILLQVDQLSDPDRFEPESSTRSFNIDLIETAYATIYPRFLPAALAEAPNITINSRDWNANSLLRLQKREVDFGIGIFEWDSRAKTHVQTIPDTLSYVELMRDSSACVMRRGHPALQEEWSLETFLKYRHIQVLTGGITSWLLHEVLDSKRLKINNAVNMSDIASAVKLCEKSDLLTSYPYECVRDFVDSADIVIKPLPIELDPGGQFLLWNKQFDTDPSHRWLRELIINQFNGSE, encoded by the coding sequence ATGATCGATCTATCCCGCCTGCTAAAAAATGATATGAATCTGTTGATTTGCCTGTATGTGCTATTGCAAGAGCGCAGTGTCAGCCGGGCAGCAGACAAGCTGTATTTATCGCAGTCTGCAGTGAGCAAACAGCTGACAAAATTGCGCCAAGTGTTTGATGACCAGCTTTTCGAGCGCGAGTCGAAAGGCTTGTTGCCCACCCCAAAAGCACTCTCTTTGGAGGCTAAATTACAGCAGATCTTGCTGCAGGTCGACCAGCTCAGTGATCCCGACCGCTTCGAGCCGGAGAGCAGTACCCGTTCATTCAATATCGATCTGATTGAAACGGCGTACGCGACAATTTATCCCCGTTTTTTGCCAGCGGCGTTAGCCGAAGCGCCGAATATCACCATAAACAGCCGCGACTGGAATGCAAACAGCCTCCTGCGCCTGCAAAAACGGGAAGTGGACTTTGGGATCGGGATTTTCGAGTGGGACAGCCGGGCGAAGACCCATGTCCAGACTATTCCAGACACGCTCAGCTATGTTGAGCTAATGCGCGACTCATCCGCTTGTGTAATGCGCAGAGGACACCCTGCGCTGCAGGAGGAGTGGAGCCTGGAGACCTTTTTGAAATACCGCCATATCCAGGTGTTGACCGGGGGGATCACCAGCTGGTTATTGCATGAAGTGCTGGACTCCAAGCGCCTTAAGATAAACAACGCGGTAAATATGTCGGATATTGCCAGTGCGGTAAAGCTGTGTGAGAAGAGTGATTTGCTGACCTCTTACCCTTATGAGTGTGTGCGCGATTTTGTTGATAGCGCCGACATTGTGATCAAGCCGCTGCCGATTGAATTAGACCCCGGCGGTCAGTTCTTGTTGTGGAACAAGCAGTTCGACACGGATCCCAGCCATAGATGGCTCAGGGAGCTGATTATCAATCAGTTCAACGGCAGCGAGTGA
- a CDS encoding hypothetical protein (COG1600): MREKTEQGVASTSRRDFLKLGGVAAATATVGAAAGAGFVLGRDPDANVGWGRTEAGKDMYFNREPFRVDVAPTMEVVSEPVRPEWSDFLFHRTRALGKEMGNGWVPTKDWRDIPNEQVREYYSRHPERWDDMYQSFEEKAKHDQNIERHRDRFALAWAYSAAYLKGNSSNFPPKPKGHPDEVDFQWVKREPQAFKSPKHASELIKKMAFKFGMSIVGITKLDPSFVFKNTMRGMPDWDESIPKHWKNVIIFGTPMNWDPMYASIGYSTSYDGYFRAKNASGLMAAFLGELGYAARPQWPGSDYEIVVPPLAIQAGMGEAARNGILLTPELGPNIRLAAVITDLDLEPDKPIDTKVKHFCEECKICADSCPSGSISKADKPDAVVRGYRKFDFNQDSCWTMWRQGPTETAMGCRVCIAVCPYTRKNNWIHALVKETDPRDPTGLTRKTLLAMQHNFFYYPEAEAYHGDWNGGRFAGYHQPPEWLRSEEYLQVKKTWDYDGNWEGF, translated from the coding sequence GTGAGAGAAAAAACCGAACAAGGCGTTGCCAGTACATCGCGACGCGACTTCCTTAAACTTGGTGGTGTTGCGGCAGCCACTGCCACCGTGGGTGCCGCCGCCGGTGCAGGTTTTGTACTAGGCCGTGACCCAGATGCCAACGTCGGCTGGGGTCGCACCGAAGCGGGCAAAGATATGTATTTCAACCGCGAGCCTTTCCGGGTCGATGTCGCCCCGACAATGGAAGTGGTCAGCGAGCCCGTCCGTCCTGAATGGAGCGACTTCCTGTTCCACCGCACCCGTGCGCTGGGCAAAGAGATGGGCAACGGCTGGGTACCCACTAAGGATTGGCGTGATATCCCCAATGAGCAGGTGCGTGAGTACTACTCCCGCCACCCAGAACGCTGGGACGATATGTACCAGTCATTTGAAGAAAAGGCCAAGCACGACCAGAACATCGAACGACACCGTGACCGCTTTGCCCTCGCTTGGGCCTATTCTGCGGCTTACTTGAAGGGCAATAGCAGCAACTTCCCTCCTAAGCCCAAAGGCCACCCCGATGAGGTCGATTTCCAGTGGGTAAAGCGTGAGCCTCAAGCCTTTAAATCGCCTAAACACGCCTCAGAGCTGATCAAGAAAATGGCGTTCAAGTTCGGCATGAGCATTGTCGGCATCACCAAGCTGGACCCGAGCTTCGTATTCAAAAACACCATGCGCGGTATGCCCGACTGGGACGAGAGCATTCCGAAACACTGGAAGAATGTCATTATCTTCGGTACCCCAATGAACTGGGACCCGATGTATGCTTCTATCGGCTACTCTACCTCCTATGACGGCTATTTCCGCGCCAAGAATGCTTCGGGGCTGATGGCAGCCTTCCTAGGTGAACTGGGTTACGCGGCCCGGCCGCAGTGGCCGGGTTCGGACTATGAGATCGTCGTGCCGCCACTGGCAATTCAGGCCGGTATGGGCGAAGCCGCCCGCAACGGTATCCTGCTGACCCCGGAGCTGGGTCCGAATATCCGCCTTGCCGCCGTGATCACTGATTTGGATCTGGAGCCTGACAAGCCGATCGATACCAAAGTGAAACACTTCTGCGAAGAGTGCAAAATCTGCGCAGATTCCTGCCCGAGCGGCTCGATCAGCAAAGCTGATAAACCCGATGCCGTCGTGCGAGGCTATCGCAAGTTCGACTTCAACCAGGACAGTTGCTGGACCATGTGGCGCCAGGGTCCAACGGAGACCGCCATGGGATGCAGGGTCTGTATCGCGGTATGCCCATATACCCGCAAGAACAACTGGATCCATGCGCTGGTCAAGGAGACCGACCCGCGAGATCCAACCGGCTTGACCCGCAAAACCTTGTTGGCGATGCAGCATAACTTCTTCTATTACCCAGAGGCAGAAGCCTACCACGGCGACTGGAACGGCGGGCGATTTGCAGGCTACCACCAGCCACCGGAGTGGCTACGCAGCGAGGAATACCTCCAGGTCAAGAAGACCTGGGACTATGACGGCAACTGGGAGGGCTTCTGA
- a CDS encoding putative adenylyl cyclase CyaB (COG1437), whose amino-acid sequence MSSEHFKGKYEVELKYRVESKSDFLQVLSSLHHEVMLVDNIETDWYFDTPEHSLASQNKTVAIREMEPSDIKLWIVKGPEADRCEATNITDAKAAKSMLATMGYEPYLLMKKVRSIYFVGPYHITLDFLDGIGHFAEFAIMTNDESLLAKYKGELEQLAKQFGLTSKDLEHRSYRTLYQLRSTL is encoded by the coding sequence ATGAGTAGTGAACACTTCAAAGGAAAATATGAAGTCGAGCTGAAGTACCGTGTGGAATCAAAATCTGATTTTTTACAGGTGCTCAGTTCGCTCCACCATGAAGTTATGCTAGTCGACAACATAGAGACCGATTGGTACTTTGACACGCCCGAGCATTCACTGGCAAGCCAAAACAAGACCGTCGCTATCCGCGAAATGGAGCCATCGGACATCAAGCTCTGGATCGTCAAAGGGCCGGAGGCTGATCGCTGCGAAGCGACCAATATCACTGATGCAAAGGCCGCCAAAAGCATGCTGGCGACCATGGGCTATGAGCCTTACTTGTTAATGAAGAAAGTGCGTAGCATTTACTTTGTCGGTCCGTACCACATTACCCTGGACTTCCTCGATGGTATTGGCCACTTTGCAGAATTTGCCATCATGACCAATGATGAATCGCTTCTTGCAAAATATAAAGGTGAGCTTGAACAGCTGGCCAAGCAGTTTGGGCTGACGTCCAAGGATCTCGAGCATCGCTCGTACCGAACACTTTATCAGTTGCGGTCAACGCTCTAG
- a CDS encoding hexapeptide repeat-containing acetyltransferase (COG0110), which yields MTEFEKMLAGKDFDGSDQGINHIRDNAAQVLMALNQTIDDTQRSVLLSQLMGDIPDSSIVRSPFHCEFGKTIYIGEKTFINMNVTMLDGAKITIGNNVLIGPNTQLYCASHPLNYLERRQWATTCKPITVEDDVWIGGNVVINQGVTIGARSVIAANSVVNSDVPPDSLYGGTPAKLIRRIHENEQN from the coding sequence ATGACCGAATTCGAGAAAATGCTCGCAGGCAAAGACTTTGACGGCAGCGACCAAGGGATCAATCACATTCGTGACAACGCCGCACAGGTGTTGATGGCGTTAAACCAAACCATTGATGACACCCAGCGCAGTGTTCTCCTCAGCCAACTGATGGGTGACATACCCGATTCAAGCATCGTCCGCTCTCCCTTCCACTGTGAATTCGGTAAAACCATTTATATCGGTGAGAAAACCTTCATCAATATGAATGTCACTATGCTGGACGGTGCCAAGATTACCATTGGCAACAATGTACTCATTGGCCCAAATACCCAGCTCTACTGCGCCAGCCACCCGCTGAACTACCTCGAGCGCCGCCAATGGGCGACCACCTGCAAGCCCATTACCGTCGAAGATGATGTCTGGATTGGCGGCAATGTGGTAATCAACCAAGGTGTCACCATCGGTGCCCGCTCCGTTATTGCCGCCAACTCCGTGGTCAATTCAGACGTGCCACCTGACAGCCTTTACGGTGGTACCCCCGCCAAGCTGATCCGCCGTATTCATGAAAATGAACAAAACTGA
- a CDS encoding hypothetical protein (COG0348,COG3901), which yields MERKTKPRRNSRFDKFVSVISILALAFAWYLGGQRTNHSQTQFFDSILASGEQLIEVAPLLYQIVPSVENNPAPETTQDTSKWVSFGTGVGYGGELTIGAVFSHQGEIETIALLGSKETTSYFDKVAEQKLPESLLSQNIKTALSVDAVSGATLTSKAYTQALNQAADPIRLRLFGYQFTEAKPAWHYLKWLDAAALLFFVAAVWVNRTRSEHKSKMNAVLLAGSTLLFGFHSASLYSASTMAGLVSGTWLSGVANYTPFILLMLSIGCILYYNRNVYCQSLCPFGAVQQCLAKVGKAKASPIRRSLFIWFPRFLLLATLCLGAYFRNPAAFVYEPFGIAFGMIGGMYLFILTVMILLTSLIVRRPWCQSLCPINTLTDFVVFNKQWIKQAAKPRKRKQGLAKRTAPKQIAAEDVPTRHEHTGGHR from the coding sequence ATGGAAAGAAAGACCAAACCTCGGCGTAATAGCCGCTTCGACAAATTTGTGAGTGTTATCTCTATCTTGGCTTTGGCGTTTGCATGGTACCTCGGCGGGCAGCGCACCAACCATTCCCAAACCCAGTTCTTCGACAGTATCCTCGCCAGCGGCGAACAGCTTATCGAAGTGGCTCCCCTGCTCTATCAAATCGTACCGAGTGTTGAGAACAACCCTGCGCCAGAAACCACCCAGGATACGAGCAAGTGGGTCAGCTTCGGCACCGGCGTTGGCTACGGCGGCGAGTTAACCATCGGCGCGGTCTTTTCCCATCAAGGGGAGATAGAAACCATTGCCTTGCTGGGCTCTAAAGAAACAACCTCTTATTTTGACAAAGTGGCCGAGCAGAAACTGCCCGAATCATTACTGTCCCAGAATATCAAAACCGCATTGTCTGTAGATGCGGTATCCGGCGCCACCCTGACTTCGAAGGCCTATACCCAGGCATTGAACCAAGCGGCCGATCCGATCCGGCTGCGGCTATTTGGCTACCAGTTTACCGAGGCCAAGCCCGCGTGGCATTACCTGAAATGGCTTGATGCTGCGGCCCTGCTATTTTTCGTTGCGGCAGTCTGGGTTAACCGCACCCGCTCTGAGCACAAGAGCAAAATGAATGCCGTGCTGCTGGCTGGCTCAACCCTGCTGTTTGGCTTCCACTCCGCGTCACTCTATTCGGCTTCCACCATGGCTGGATTAGTCTCCGGCACCTGGCTCAGTGGTGTCGCCAATTACACGCCATTTATTCTGCTGATGCTGAGCATTGGCTGTATCCTCTACTACAACCGGAACGTGTATTGCCAGAGCCTCTGCCCATTCGGTGCCGTCCAGCAATGCCTGGCCAAGGTCGGCAAAGCCAAAGCGTCACCGATACGCCGTTCACTGTTTATCTGGTTTCCCCGCTTCCTGCTGCTGGCCACCCTCTGTCTGGGGGCTTATTTCCGCAACCCTGCCGCCTTTGTCTACGAGCCCTTCGGCATCGCCTTTGGCATGATCGGCGGTATGTACCTGTTTATCCTAACTGTGATGATCCTCCTAACCTCATTAATCGTCCGCCGTCCTTGGTGCCAAAGTTTGTGTCCGATCAATACCTTAACTGACTTTGTCGTTTTCAATAAGCAGTGGATCAAACAGGCTGCCAAGCCTCGCAAGCGGAAACAAGGCTTGGCCAAACGAACGGCACCAAAACAAATCGCAGCGGAAGACGTACCTACTCGCCATGAACATACTGGAGGCCACCGATGA
- a CDS encoding methylmalonyl CoA epimerase (COG0346) encodes MITLEGIDHVVLRTTKLPDMLHFYCQVLGAKLERELPKEMGLVQLRAGSALIDLVTVDSQLGQLGGKPPSQDGRNVDHFCLQIAPVSEQALLEYLSQHNISCEGFAERYGAEGFGRSIYIQDPEGNVVELKLKC; translated from the coding sequence ATGATAACACTCGAAGGGATTGACCATGTGGTGCTGAGAACCACCAAACTGCCTGACATGCTCCATTTTTATTGCCAGGTGCTTGGTGCAAAGCTGGAGCGCGAGCTGCCCAAGGAGATGGGGTTGGTACAACTGCGTGCCGGTAGTGCCTTGATTGATCTGGTAACCGTTGATAGCCAGCTTGGCCAGTTAGGCGGTAAGCCGCCTAGCCAAGATGGCCGCAACGTCGATCACTTTTGTTTGCAGATAGCGCCTGTTTCGGAACAAGCGCTGCTTGAGTACTTATCCCAACACAATATTTCCTGCGAGGGCTTCGCCGAGCGCTATGGCGCTGAAGGGTTCGGCCGCTCGATCTATATTCAAGATCCTGAAGGGAATGTGGTGGAGCTCAAGCTGAAGTGCTAA